Proteins co-encoded in one Acidobacteriota bacterium genomic window:
- a CDS encoding DUF1844 domain-containing protein, whose translation MIEKDSDHCNAAEDTGDQQPQVHDRRRIDPETGERRQVEEVPLPGGGVLERGAAEAPPAYEIVFDDLVRPFLVMGLAGLGVIPHPDTNQPRVDVSAARHAIEVLELLRRKTEGRLDSSESQMLEQALVELKMQFVEVRRRQQQGE comes from the coding sequence ATGATCGAGAAGGATTCCGACCACTGCAACGCAGCCGAAGACACCGGCGACCAGCAGCCGCAGGTCCATGATCGGCGGCGCATCGATCCGGAGACGGGTGAGAGGCGCCAGGTCGAGGAAGTGCCGCTGCCGGGAGGGGGCGTCCTCGAGCGGGGTGCCGCCGAGGCGCCGCCGGCCTACGAGATCGTCTTCGACGACCTGGTGCGGCCTTTCCTGGTGATGGGCCTGGCGGGTCTGGGGGTCATCCCTCATCCGGACACCAACCAGCCGCGGGTCGATGTGTCGGCGGCGCGCCATGCCATCGAGGTCCTCGAACTGCTGCGACGAAAGACGGAGGGTCGGCTCGACTCCTCCGAGAGTCAGATGCTCGAGCAGGCCCTGGTCGAGTTGAAGATGCAGTTCGTCGAAGTGCGACGGCGACAGCAGCAGGGAGAATGA
- the mazG gene encoding nucleoside triphosphate pyrophosphohydrolase translates to MSKGTIGTLLDIMARLRSPGGCPWDREQTPASLRTYLLEEAFETAEAIDSGDWEHLREELGDLLLQVVFLARIAEEEGHFAFPDVVRTIADKLLRRHPHVFGDERAAEDPAEAWARWEAIKQEERRTQDGTPAAASRIPRVPAHLPALVAAHRLADKAARAGFAWPSAGAALEKVREEVEEADQALADGDPGKLAEEIGDLLFATAGFARQAGVDPEAALASANRKFVSRFQAVEALAGARGEELEELDARRLDALWRQAAGKDGQPEP, encoded by the coding sequence ATGAGCAAAGGAACCATCGGCACCCTGCTCGACATCATGGCGCGCCTGCGCAGCCCGGGAGGCTGCCCTTGGGATCGCGAGCAGACCCCCGCTTCACTGCGGACCTACCTGCTCGAAGAGGCGTTCGAGACGGCCGAAGCCATCGATTCCGGCGACTGGGAGCACCTGCGCGAGGAGTTGGGCGACCTGCTGCTCCAGGTGGTTTTCCTGGCCCGTATCGCCGAGGAGGAGGGACATTTCGCCTTTCCCGACGTGGTGCGGACCATCGCCGACAAGCTGCTGCGGCGCCATCCCCACGTCTTCGGTGACGAACGGGCCGCCGAAGATCCCGCCGAGGCCTGGGCGCGCTGGGAGGCCATCAAGCAGGAAGAGCGCCGCACCCAGGACGGGACACCGGCCGCGGCATCCAGGATCCCCCGCGTGCCGGCCCACCTGCCCGCCCTGGTCGCCGCCCATCGCCTGGCGGACAAGGCGGCCCGGGCCGGCTTCGCCTGGCCTTCAGCCGGGGCCGCCCTGGAGAAGGTGCGCGAAGAAGTCGAGGAAGCGGACCAGGCCCTGGCCGACGGCGACCCCGGAAAACTCGCCGAAGAGATCGGCGACCTGCTCTTCGCCACCGCCGGTTTCGCGCGCCAGGCGGGCGTCGACCCGGAGGCCGCGCTGGCTTCCGCCAATCGCAAGTTCGTCTCCCGTTTCCAGGCGGTCGAGGCGCTGGCCGGCGCCCGGGGAGAGGAACTCGAAGAGTTGGATGCCCGGCGGCTCGACGCACTGTGGCGGCAGGCCGCCGGGAAGGACGGCCAGCCGGAGCCGTGA
- a CDS encoding acetyl-CoA carboxylase carboxyltransferase subunit alpha, which translates to MSAAVPFEKPIVELEQKIEELAGLADPALAEEIARLREQLLDLRRKIYSRLDPWQITQVARHPRRPYTLDYIQGLMEGWQELHGDRRFADDRSLLAGFAFFKGRPVAVVGHQKGRQTRQKIERNFGMPRPEGYRKALRVMQLAEKFGRPVIAFVDTPGAYPGLDAEERGQAEAIATNLREMARLRVPVVVTVTGEGGSGGALAIAVGNRINMLEFAIYSVISPEGCASILWRDAGKAEEMAGALKLTARDLKELDVIDEVIEEPPGGAHSDVQGAIARVGETLERQLADLAALGPDELVDQRYDRFRRMGRFSEVL; encoded by the coding sequence ATGAGCGCTGCCGTCCCCTTCGAAAAACCGATCGTCGAACTCGAGCAGAAGATCGAGGAACTGGCCGGGCTGGCCGATCCCGCCCTGGCGGAGGAGATCGCGCGCCTGCGGGAGCAACTTCTCGACCTGCGGCGGAAGATCTACTCCCGGCTCGATCCCTGGCAGATCACCCAGGTGGCCCGCCATCCCCGGCGCCCCTACACCCTGGACTACATCCAGGGCCTGATGGAGGGCTGGCAGGAACTGCACGGTGATCGCCGTTTTGCCGACGACCGCTCGCTCCTGGCCGGGTTCGCCTTCTTCAAGGGCCGCCCGGTGGCCGTGGTGGGGCACCAGAAAGGCCGGCAGACCCGGCAGAAAATCGAGCGCAATTTCGGCATGCCCCGCCCGGAGGGTTACCGCAAGGCCCTGCGGGTGATGCAGTTGGCCGAGAAGTTCGGCCGTCCGGTGATCGCCTTCGTCGATACCCCCGGGGCCTATCCGGGTCTGGATGCCGAAGAGCGGGGCCAGGCCGAGGCCATCGCCACCAATCTGCGGGAGATGGCCCGGTTGCGGGTGCCCGTGGTGGTGACGGTGACCGGGGAAGGAGGATCGGGGGGGGCGCTGGCCATCGCGGTGGGCAATCGCATCAACATGCTCGAGTTCGCGATCTACTCGGTGATCAGCCCCGAGGGCTGCGCATCGATCCTCTGGAGGGATGCCGGAAAGGCCGAGGAGATGGCGGGAGCGCTGAAACTGACGGCCCGGGATCTGAAGGAACTCGACGTGATCGACGAGGTGATCGAGGAGCCTCCGGGCGGCGCCCATTCGGACGTTCAGGGAGCCATCGCCCGGGTCGGCGAGACCCTCGAGCGCCAGTTGGCCGACCTGGCCGCCCTGGGCCCCGATGAACTGGTAGACCAGCGCTACGATCGCTTCCGTCGCATGGGAAGGTTCAGCGAGGTGCTCTGA
- the xerD gene encoding site-specific tyrosine recombinase XerD — MSRSRPKGVLAELAADLVAVRGLSPRTVEAYLSDLEDLRRWMDLRGRGSLEEATEEDLEGWLRAAALAGLAPSTRARRLSAARALARHLREEGRREDDPARRLEAPRRHRTLPRVLTGEEVERLIAAPDTATPRGQRDRAMIEVLYATGVRVSELVAMRVGDLDLRRGLARVVGKGSRERIVPLGRAALEALDAYLADGHPRLARGSDVLFPGRGGRPLTRQGFWLILRRLAPRVGIAPERISPHVVRHSFATHLVEHGADLRTVQSLLGHRDISTTEIYTHVARERLRRLYDAHHPRA, encoded by the coding sequence GTGAGCCGATCGAGGCCGAAGGGCGTTCTCGCGGAGTTGGCCGCGGACCTCGTGGCCGTCCGCGGCCTGTCCCCGCGTACCGTGGAGGCCTATCTCTCGGACCTCGAGGATCTGCGCCGGTGGATGGACCTTCGAGGCCGCGGAAGCCTCGAAGAGGCCACCGAGGAGGATCTGGAGGGCTGGTTGAGGGCTGCGGCCCTGGCCGGACTCGCCCCCTCGACCCGGGCGCGCCGGCTCTCGGCGGCCCGGGCTCTGGCCCGGCACTTGCGAGAGGAAGGCCGTCGGGAGGACGATCCGGCCCGGCGGCTGGAAGCTCCCCGGCGGCACCGAACGCTGCCTCGGGTACTCACCGGAGAGGAGGTCGAACGCCTGATCGCCGCGCCGGATACCGCTACGCCCCGGGGGCAGCGGGACCGGGCGATGATCGAGGTCCTCTACGCGACGGGGGTGAGGGTCTCCGAACTGGTAGCCATGAGGGTGGGAGACCTGGATCTCCGCCGCGGACTGGCCCGTGTGGTGGGCAAGGGATCGCGGGAGCGGATCGTCCCCCTGGGCCGTGCGGCTCTCGAAGCGTTGGACGCCTATCTCGCGGATGGGCATCCCCGCCTGGCACGGGGCTCCGACGTGCTTTTCCCGGGGCGGGGCGGTCGGCCCCTGACCCGCCAGGGCTTCTGGCTGATTCTCCGGCGACTCGCCCCCCGGGTCGGCATCGCTCCGGAGCGCATCTCGCCCCACGTGGTGCGGCATTCGTTTGCCACGCACCTGGTGGAGCACGGCGCCGATTTGCGCACGGTGCAGAGCCTGCTCGGCCACCGGGACATCTCCACTACCGAGATCTACACCCACGTGGCCCGCGAACGCCTGCGCCGGCTCTACGACGCCCATCACCCCCGCGCCTGA
- the dtd gene encoding D-aminoacyl-tRNA deacylase: MKVLVQRVARAEVRVDGETQARIGRGVLVLLGVERADTEEHARWYARRVAALKFFPSPEGELWRCSLGEVSGAVLLVSQFTLPARTRKGRRPSFDPAAPPEEGRRLYECFAAALTAEGLPVETGVFGARMEVELVNDGPVTFLLEGPS, encoded by the coding sequence ATGAAGGTGCTCGTGCAGCGGGTCGCCCGGGCCGAGGTCCGGGTCGATGGAGAGACGCAAGCCCGCATCGGGCGGGGCGTGCTGGTCCTGCTGGGCGTCGAGCGCGCGGATACCGAGGAGCATGCCCGCTGGTATGCGCGGCGGGTCGCGGCGCTGAAGTTCTTCCCTTCTCCGGAAGGTGAACTCTGGCGGTGTAGTCTGGGGGAGGTGAGCGGGGCCGTGCTGCTGGTCTCCCAGTTCACCCTCCCGGCCCGCACCCGCAAGGGAAGGCGCCCCTCCTTCGATCCGGCCGCGCCGCCGGAGGAAGGCCGTCGGCTGTACGAGTGTTTCGCGGCGGCTTTGACGGCCGAGGGGTTGCCGGTCGAGACGGGCGTCTTCGGCGCGAGGATGGAGGTCGAGCTGGTCAACGACGGGCCGGTGACCTTCCTGCTCGAGGGACCCTCGTGA
- the ssb gene encoding single-stranded DNA-binding protein — MASMAKITIIGNLGRDAELKYLGSGTPVAEFSVATNEQWKDRNGNPQEHTQWFRISLWGKQAETLKPYLLKGKQIYVDGRLRVREYNDRDGNKRFSCDVRADTIQLLGGRGQESGGGHSGELQSDDSSYSDEEIPF, encoded by the coding sequence ATGGCATCGATGGCAAAGATCACCATCATCGGCAACCTCGGTCGGGACGCCGAGTTGAAGTACCTGGGCAGCGGAACTCCCGTGGCCGAGTTCTCCGTGGCGACCAACGAGCAGTGGAAGGATCGCAACGGCAACCCCCAGGAGCACACCCAGTGGTTCCGCATCAGCTTGTGGGGCAAACAGGCCGAAACCCTCAAGCCGTACCTGCTCAAGGGCAAGCAGATCTACGTCGATGGCCGTCTGCGGGTGCGGGAGTACAACGACCGGGACGGCAACAAGCGCTTCAGCTGTGACGTGCGGGCGGACACGATCCAGCTGCTCGGCGGCCGCGGCCAGGAGTCCGGAGGCGGACACTCCGGAGAACTCCAGAGCGACGACAGCAGCTACAGCGACGAAGAGATCCCGTTCTGA
- a CDS encoding tetratricopeptide repeat protein, giving the protein MVDRLTRKEIKHDEFVDGTVRALRVLEENPRPFLYGAAAILGLVVVVSGFWTFSRVQADKVADRLSRGEAALFATVADEGEARPGDPYQPSFESDEARLQAAVERLGEAASGMGAGSHVALYLQGKALLEAGRTDEAIAKLEAAVSALSGDPTLGPASRALLAAALERAGQYEKAIESWAELADEGSGYPRDLALFALGRCQSKAGQSDEARETLEEVGELYPESPVLERARQWLATL; this is encoded by the coding sequence ATGGTGGATCGGCTGACGAGAAAAGAGATCAAGCACGACGAATTCGTCGACGGCACGGTGCGTGCCCTGCGGGTGCTCGAAGAGAATCCCAGGCCCTTCCTCTACGGCGCTGCCGCCATTCTGGGCCTGGTGGTCGTGGTCTCGGGCTTCTGGACCTTCAGCCGGGTCCAGGCGGACAAGGTGGCCGACCGGTTGTCCCGGGGTGAGGCGGCCCTTTTCGCCACCGTGGCCGATGAGGGTGAGGCTCGTCCCGGCGATCCCTACCAGCCTTCCTTCGAGTCCGACGAGGCGCGTCTGCAGGCGGCCGTCGAACGTCTCGGGGAAGCCGCCTCGGGAATGGGCGCCGGGTCCCATGTGGCGCTCTACCTCCAGGGCAAGGCCCTGCTCGAGGCCGGTCGGACCGACGAGGCGATCGCCAAGCTCGAAGCGGCCGTCTCGGCCCTCAGCGGTGACCCTACCTTGGGCCCCGCGTCTCGGGCCCTGCTGGCCGCCGCGCTCGAGCGGGCCGGACAGTACGAAAAGGCCATCGAGTCGTGGGCCGAACTGGCGGACGAGGGCTCGGGCTACCCCCGCGACCTGGCTCTTTTCGCGCTTGGCCGCTGCCAGAGCAAGGCCGGGCAGTCGGACGAGGCGCGCGAGACCCTCGAAGAGGTCGGTGAACTCTATCCGGAATCACCCGTTCTCGAGCGGGCCCGGCAGTGGCTCGCGACGCTCTGA
- a CDS encoding adenine phosphoribosyltransferase, whose amino-acid sequence MEIGALIRDIPDFPKPGILFRDITPLLADAEGLAAVVDQLEQWARSRAPDVIVGIESRGFIFGVPLALRLGVGFVPVRKPGKLPAETVRETYQLEYGTDSLEIHADALAPGRRVLIVDDLLATGGTAAATARLVRRVGGQVQGLLFVIELAALKGRRRLEGEAVHALLRYD is encoded by the coding sequence ATGGAGATCGGTGCGCTGATTCGGGATATTCCCGATTTCCCGAAGCCGGGCATTCTCTTCCGTGATATTACGCCCCTGCTCGCCGATGCCGAGGGTCTGGCGGCCGTTGTCGACCAGCTCGAGCAGTGGGCCCGGAGCCGGGCCCCGGATGTGATCGTGGGCATCGAGTCTCGGGGTTTCATCTTCGGCGTGCCCCTGGCGTTGCGCCTGGGCGTGGGGTTCGTACCGGTTCGCAAGCCCGGCAAGTTGCCCGCCGAGACGGTGCGCGAAACCTATCAGCTCGAGTACGGCACCGACAGCCTGGAGATCCACGCCGACGCCCTGGCTCCCGGCCGGCGGGTGCTGATCGTCGACGACCTGCTGGCCACCGGAGGCACGGCCGCGGCCACCGCACGGCTGGTGCGCCGGGTGGGGGGGCAGGTCCAGGGGCTGCTCTTCGTGATCGAACTGGCGGCCCTCAAGGGGCGCCGTCGCCTGGAGGGCGAGGCGGTGCATGCCCTGTTGCGCTACGACTGA
- a CDS encoding acylphosphatase encodes MKLARRYVVHGTVQGVGYRFFTCTCADALGVCGWVKNLPDGTVAVHAEGDEEQLKEFEFDLSRGARYARVSRVESEEAEFGDHPDFKIRR; translated from the coding sequence ATGAAGCTCGCTCGCCGGTACGTCGTTCACGGTACGGTCCAGGGCGTGGGCTACCGTTTTTTCACTTGCACCTGCGCGGATGCCCTGGGGGTGTGCGGTTGGGTGAAGAATCTTCCCGACGGGACGGTGGCGGTCCATGCCGAGGGCGACGAGGAACAGCTCAAGGAATTCGAGTTCGACCTCTCTCGGGGAGCGCGATACGCCCGCGTCAGCCGGGTCGAGAGCGAAGAGGCCGAGTTCGGAGATCACCCGGACTTCAAGATTCGGCGCTGA
- the rpmB gene encoding 50S ribosomal protein L28 → MSRRCRLTGKAPLTGNNVSHAHNKTRRRQLPNLQTKRIYVPELGRWVKVKLSARALRTVTRKGLMSFLADQGLKLKDVTC, encoded by the coding sequence ATGTCCAGACGTTGCCGCCTGACCGGCAAGGCTCCGCTGACAGGAAACAACGTTTCCCACGCTCACAACAAGACCCGTCGGCGCCAGCTCCCCAACCTGCAGACCAAGCGGATCTACGTCCCCGAACTCGGTCGCTGGGTCAAGGTCAAGCTCTCCGCCCGCGCCCTGCGTACGGTGACCCGCAAGGGGCTGATGTCCTTTCTCGCCGACCAGGGCCTGAAACTCAAGGACGTGACCTGCTGA
- the selD gene encoding selenide, water dikinase SelD, producing MRELLVVFGTVQKVLQAERLARQAGLDVDVLPAPRAVSSECGVVLEIGRRDALRLESLLAEEGLAPEAVFRAAAGAWLPTRLAAAEPPVEAGLTRASAYGGCGAKLAKGVLDTILCGLPRVQSEDLLVGIETADDAGVVRIDDDLGLIHTVDFFPPMVDDPFTFGRIAAANALSDVYAMGGTPLAGMNLVSFPLATTGRQVLKEILRGGLDALAEAGAVLAGGHTVEGAELLYGLAVTGKVDPRRIWRNGGARPGDWLVLTKALGTGVITTAAKGGVVEPGHLSRAVRSMATLNRRAAEAARQAEPTAVTDVTGFGLAGHGAELALASSLAIEVHLKDLPLLDGALEAAAQGFVPAGAGKNRKSLGESLVIAEGADPLRVDLALDPQTSGGLLVACSEDRARRLCSALTPARVVGRCVAGEAGEVRLL from the coding sequence ATGAGGGAACTCCTGGTGGTCTTCGGCACGGTTCAGAAGGTTCTGCAGGCCGAGCGCCTGGCCCGGCAGGCCGGGCTCGACGTGGATGTGCTGCCCGCACCCCGGGCCGTCAGCTCCGAGTGCGGCGTGGTGCTGGAGATCGGTCGCCGTGACGCTCTGCGTCTCGAATCCCTGCTCGCCGAGGAGGGGCTGGCTCCCGAGGCGGTGTTCAGGGCCGCCGCCGGCGCCTGGCTGCCGACCCGCCTCGCCGCCGCGGAGCCGCCGGTCGAGGCCGGTCTGACCCGGGCCAGCGCCTACGGGGGCTGTGGCGCGAAACTGGCCAAGGGAGTGCTCGACACCATTCTCTGCGGACTGCCGAGGGTGCAGTCGGAAGACCTGCTGGTGGGCATCGAAACCGCCGACGATGCGGGAGTGGTACGGATCGATGACGATCTCGGTCTGATCCACACGGTGGATTTCTTTCCGCCGATGGTGGACGACCCCTTCACCTTCGGACGTATCGCCGCGGCCAATGCCCTGTCGGACGTCTACGCCATGGGGGGCACACCCCTGGCGGGGATGAACCTGGTTTCCTTTCCCCTGGCCACCACCGGGCGACAGGTGCTCAAGGAGATCCTCCGGGGAGGACTCGACGCTCTCGCCGAGGCGGGGGCGGTGCTCGCCGGCGGCCATACGGTCGAGGGGGCCGAGCTGCTCTATGGCCTGGCGGTGACCGGCAAGGTGGATCCACGGCGGATCTGGCGCAATGGCGGGGCCCGGCCCGGCGACTGGCTGGTGCTGACCAAGGCTTTGGGAACGGGAGTGATCACCACCGCCGCCAAGGGCGGGGTGGTGGAACCGGGTCACCTCTCCCGGGCCGTGCGCTCGATGGCCACGCTCAACCGGCGGGCCGCCGAGGCCGCCCGGCAGGCCGAGCCCACTGCCGTCACCGATGTCACCGGATTCGGCCTGGCCGGCCATGGGGCCGAATTGGCCCTGGCCTCGTCGCTGGCCATCGAAGTGCATCTCAAGGATCTGCCCCTGCTCGATGGAGCTCTCGAAGCCGCCGCCCAGGGCTTCGTGCCCGCAGGGGCCGGCAAAAACCGGAAGAGCCTGGGCGAAAGCCTGGTGATCGCCGAGGGGGCCGACCCCCTGCGGGTGGATCTGGCCCTCGATCCCCAGACCTCCGGCGGGCTCCTGGTCGCCTGCAGCGAAGACCGGGCACGACGACTTTGCAGCGCCCTGACGCCCGCCCGGGTGGTCGGCCGCTGCGTCGCCGGGGAGGCGGGGGAGGTCAGGCTGCTGTGA
- a CDS encoding aminotransferase class V-fold PLP-dependent enzyme, which produces MSGPTYLDHAATAFPKAPGVAAAMARFLEQEAGNPGRGGHRLSLAAARRIESVRAAAARFFGCATERLFFGPGATYWLNALLTAWLPRGGRVLVSALEHNAVMRPLRHLERRRALDVEVLAGGEGGALDPETVQQGCRARPTDLVVIAHASNVSGLVQPVEEIARRIAPVPLVVDGAQTAGSRPFTFDDSGVAAFVASAHKGLLGPPGLGLLLLGEDRALGPFLRGGTGSRSESEDMPDLWPDALEPGTPNTAGIAGLGAALDWFEEQGGDEPGRRTRELAADMRTRLARIPGVRLHGLRPGDDAVAIVSFTVDGEDNGELAAWLDREQGLALRAGLHCAPAAHRCLGTFPAGTLRASPGPLATSADCERLVEALEIRTREKGR; this is translated from the coding sequence ATGAGCGGGCCGACCTACCTCGATCACGCCGCCACGGCTTTCCCCAAGGCCCCGGGGGTCGCTGCGGCCATGGCCCGTTTCCTCGAGCAGGAAGCGGGAAACCCTGGGCGGGGTGGTCACCGGTTGAGCCTGGCCGCGGCGCGCCGGATCGAATCCGTGCGCGCGGCCGCTGCCCGATTCTTCGGCTGCGCCACCGAACGACTCTTCTTCGGTCCGGGCGCGACCTACTGGCTCAACGCGTTGCTGACCGCCTGGCTTCCCCGGGGCGGCCGCGTGCTGGTCTCCGCCCTGGAACACAACGCGGTCATGCGTCCTCTGCGCCACCTGGAACGTCGGCGGGCGCTCGATGTCGAGGTTCTGGCCGGTGGAGAGGGCGGCGCCCTGGACCCGGAGACGGTGCAGCAGGGTTGCCGGGCCCGACCCACCGACCTGGTGGTCATCGCCCACGCCTCCAACGTTTCGGGCCTGGTGCAGCCGGTCGAGGAGATCGCGCGACGCATCGCCCCCGTGCCACTGGTGGTGGACGGGGCCCAGACCGCCGGCAGCCGACCTTTCACCTTCGATGACTCGGGGGTCGCGGCGTTCGTGGCCTCGGCCCACAAGGGGCTGCTCGGTCCCCCGGGGCTGGGGCTGCTTCTGCTCGGCGAAGATCGCGCCCTCGGCCCCTTCCTGCGTGGCGGGACGGGTTCCCGTTCGGAGAGTGAAGACATGCCTGATCTGTGGCCCGACGCCCTCGAGCCGGGAACTCCCAACACGGCAGGCATTGCGGGGCTGGGGGCCGCCCTGGACTGGTTCGAAGAGCAGGGGGGCGACGAGCCCGGTCGGCGCACCCGCGAGTTGGCCGCTGACATGCGAACCCGGCTGGCCCGGATTCCAGGTGTGCGGCTCCACGGTCTTCGGCCCGGAGACGACGCGGTGGCAATCGTCTCGTTCACCGTCGATGGCGAGGACAACGGCGAGTTGGCGGCCTGGCTCGATCGGGAACAGGGGCTGGCGTTGCGGGCGGGATTGCATTGCGCTCCGGCCGCTCATCGGTGCCTGGGCACCTTCCCGGCCGGCACCCTGCGGGCCTCCCCGGGTCCGCTGGCGACCTCCGCCGACTGTGAGCGCCTGGTCGAGGCTCTCGAGATCCGGACGCGGGAGAAGGGTCGATGA
- the yedF gene encoding sulfurtransferase-like selenium metabolism protein YedF, whose amino-acid sequence MKDLDLRGLACPGPVLELRRWLDEGERRLRLKVADELARSNITRFAASRGAEVEERPLEEGGFLLEIRVADDARPEPEPEAEISCVPGGPLVLQVGSDRMGQGDPELGALLLRSLIKTQLQLERPPETALFYNAGVKLCCEGSPLLEDILALERAGTEVIACGTCLNFYSLAEKLRVGRVTDMLEIATVLAGAGATVRP is encoded by the coding sequence ATGAAGGACCTGGACCTGAGGGGACTGGCCTGCCCGGGGCCCGTGTTGGAACTCCGGCGCTGGCTCGATGAAGGTGAGCGCCGGCTGCGGCTGAAAGTCGCCGACGAGCTGGCCCGCTCCAACATCACCCGCTTTGCCGCCTCCCGGGGTGCCGAGGTGGAGGAACGGCCGCTGGAAGAAGGGGGCTTCCTGCTCGAGATCCGCGTCGCCGACGACGCCCGGCCCGAACCGGAGCCCGAGGCCGAGATTTCCTGCGTCCCCGGCGGCCCCCTGGTGCTGCAGGTGGGTTCCGATCGCATGGGTCAGGGCGATCCCGAGCTGGGGGCGTTGCTCTTGCGGTCGTTGATCAAGACCCAGCTTCAGCTCGAACGGCCTCCCGAAACCGCGCTCTTCTACAACGCGGGGGTCAAGCTCTGCTGCGAGGGCTCACCCCTGCTCGAGGACATCCTCGCTCTCGAGCGCGCGGGAACCGAGGTGATCGCCTGCGGCACCTGCCTCAACTTTTACTCCCTGGCCGAGAAACTGCGGGTGGGACGTGTCACCGACATGCTGGAAATCGCCACCGTGCTGGCCGGAGCAGGAGCCACGGTGCGCCCATGA
- a CDS encoding DUF368 domain-containing protein: MMTFVDGVLIGIANIIPGVSGGTFALILGIFDRLVGAINNLSPRTFQVALDALRRRFDSASRQALAAEWRRLDAGFLVLLGLGAVVAILSCSFLIDYLLKVHYSPTLAFFIGLILPSVWIPWSMMEPRGMRLGWALPGVALTLGISLVAPGAGGGTDNLLVAFLAGAIAISAMILPGISGSYVLLVMGQYQVMLNKLTGFQRGLADGRIDLGALAWLLSLVTGLAVGIVLFARLLNYLLDHRRSATMAFLIGLLIGSLWVLWPFKEIAAGAAVTGRDGEVKQEIRIATAPNRLPETGAELALATAALAAGLVGSGGLIALGRRRREGRREEGA; encoded by the coding sequence ATGATGACCTTTGTCGACGGCGTGCTGATTGGCATCGCCAACATCATTCCCGGGGTTTCCGGCGGCACCTTCGCGCTGATTCTCGGGATTTTCGACCGCCTGGTGGGGGCGATCAACAACCTCTCGCCCCGCACGTTCCAGGTCGCCCTGGACGCGCTCAGAAGACGCTTCGACAGCGCCTCACGCCAGGCACTGGCCGCCGAGTGGCGGCGCCTCGACGCGGGTTTTCTCGTTCTGCTGGGACTGGGCGCGGTGGTGGCGATTCTTTCCTGTTCGTTCCTGATCGACTACCTGCTCAAGGTCCACTACTCCCCTACCCTGGCCTTCTTCATCGGCCTGATTCTGCCCTCGGTGTGGATCCCCTGGTCGATGATGGAGCCGCGCGGAATGCGGCTGGGCTGGGCCCTGCCGGGGGTGGCCCTGACCCTGGGGATCTCCCTGGTTGCACCGGGAGCCGGTGGTGGCACGGACAACCTGCTCGTCGCTTTTCTCGCCGGAGCGATCGCCATCAGCGCGATGATCCTGCCCGGTATCAGCGGCTCCTACGTGCTGCTGGTCATGGGCCAGTACCAGGTAATGCTGAACAAGCTCACCGGTTTTCAGCGAGGCCTGGCCGATGGCCGGATCGACCTGGGAGCGCTGGCCTGGCTGCTGAGCCTCGTGACCGGCCTGGCGGTGGGTATCGTGCTCTTCGCCCGTCTGCTCAACTACCTGCTCGACCACCGCCGCAGCGCCACGATGGCCTTCCTGATCGGACTGCTGATCGGCAGCCTGTGGGTCTTGTGGCCGTTCAAGGAAATCGCGGCCGGTGCCGCGGTGACCGGCCGCGACGGGGAGGTCAAGCAGGAGATCCGCATCGCCACCGCCCCCAACCGGCTGCCCGAGACGGGAGCCGAGTTGGCCCTGGCCACGGCCGCCCTGGCGGCGGGGCTGGTCGGCTCGGGCGGGCTGATCGCCCTGGGCCGGCGGCGCCGCGAGGGCCGCCGGGAGGAGGGGGCATGA
- the lspA gene encoding signal peptidase II, with the protein MTGARRITFVLSVIVACVTIDQLTKVAAKAGLAGRAPITFLGDFFRLHYAENPGAILSLGAFLPQQARFWVFVVFVGAVLAVMLVLCLGRWPLSTQEVLGFSLIIGGGSSNLADRIRHDGLVTDFMNIGVGGLRTGIFNVADVAILAGAGLLIWWEFVVKPRRKRAEK; encoded by the coding sequence ATGACCGGCGCCCGGCGCATCACCTTCGTGCTTTCCGTGATCGTCGCCTGTGTGACGATCGACCAGTTGACCAAGGTCGCGGCCAAGGCGGGCCTGGCGGGCCGCGCGCCGATCACTTTTCTCGGTGACTTCTTCCGACTGCACTACGCCGAGAACCCCGGAGCGATCCTCAGCCTGGGAGCTTTTCTCCCCCAGCAGGCCCGGTTCTGGGTCTTCGTGGTCTTCGTCGGGGCCGTGCTGGCGGTGATGCTGGTGCTCTGCCTGGGCCGCTGGCCCCTGTCGACCCAGGAAGTGCTGGGTTTCTCGCTGATCATTGGCGGCGGCTCGAGCAATCTCGCCGACCGCATCCGTCATGACGGCCTGGTGACCGATTTCATGAACATCGGTGTCGGCGGCCTGCGGACGGGGATCTTCAACGTGGCCGACGTGGCCATCCTCGCCGGGGCCGGCCTGCTGATCTGGTGGGAGTTCGTGGTCAAGCCCCGCCGGAAGCGGGCGGAAAAGTAG